The Aedes albopictus strain Foshan chromosome 2, AalbF5, whole genome shotgun sequence region tagggatgttcaagatagttgcgaaCATTTTGTATTATCTCTGCACAATAGAAATGCACTAGAatgccaatggcgctgtactcatttttcctatttaattagtttaataactttagttgtaattATTGATTATGTTGTCCATcttagaggaccttttgttttggtaaacaaaattgatttgacacttatagtaccgctactggctgtaagggcgaggcaaactagatgttagtcacacgaacaatcgcgacattggatttctgtggctggttattctaatctcTGCACTATGCCTTattagcagaaaaaaaaaacagaaaaatccccgaaagaaaattgaaaatcagGTCACAGGTGGCTGAGAACGAGCGGCTCGAACTTTTAGTTTCCACTTTTTCCTATCtcggtatttggagtgttaaagGATAACTGTTCTTAATAGACGAACTTCGTGGGAAGTTTGTGTGTAGGAAAATGTTGCTAAAAAGCATAGGAGTAACTGAAAAACATTACCCATTATCAAACCGTTGATGATGTGCGCCTGCAGTCCGTATTGAAGAATTGGTGATTCCATTTGTTGAAGATACTGTTTCCATAGCGCAACACTGCTATTGACGTAAATACAGTACCCAATCCCGATGTAGACCACAAACAAGTAAACAACACTTGTCACCGTGAAGCCGGGAGATGATCGCCTTAGAGTTTGAGGCCACTGACCAGATGCTTTGGACATGTAGTACAACGGCGTAATAAAGGTGTAATAATTTGGTTTGGAATTCTCAACAGCAACTTTCGACTTGGCCATTTCGACGAATAACTACCCACTGATACGGACAAAAGGGGTGTCATGTGATGTATCTTGTCTGCTTGTTTGGAGGTGATATCCACGGTCATAAAATATTTACACGAGCTGTTACGAGATACGCTAATCGATGTGCGTTATCATTAATATTTAATCATCTTcttaatttgaaacaaaaaacgtATATACCATTAGAAAGAACATAGAGGTTAACATTCACCTTTATGAAAAAATGTCATTTAAGGGTTGTGGGTGAGCACGATTGGGATTAATCTACGATATACACACAATTTAAAGCTAATCTAATGGAAAGGTATCCTATGGAGCACTAGACAGCACCTGCGAACACTTTGTTGTATAACCACATACCGAAGTAGTAGAAGAAAGCGCCATAGATGATTGTCTTGCAGATTTTGTCCACGCACCACATCCTGGAAAGGTAATGAAATTTAATATTTGCCCAGTTAGCACGTTTCTTCTTGACTTACACTCTCATGTGCCTCTTTGCAGCCGGTACTGACTCATCCGATTCCTTGAGAATAAATCTTCTTGCTCCCCAGATGCAGTTCTCGAAGTACTCGTTAATTTCGACTCCTAAAAATGTCATTAAACTCCATTAGCAATGTGCCAAACCATAGTTAGTATGTACAATTCAATTACCTCCTGCGTCGATTTTAAATTTGACCTTCTCTTCCTCGTTAATCTGATCTCGCAGGTGGTTTATGCCGGCATTGTCAAAGTCCCACTGATTGTTGGCGTAGTATTCAAACACTTCAAATCCGTTGGCGATCCTCCGGTGCACACGGCAAAGTCTGAAACAATTTATAATAATGAGCTGCTGATGACTTTCTATACTCTTGGTGGCACCCGCGCACGGCTCGTGCATAAGCTACGGCGGAAGATAGTCCTTCGCGATGCATTTGTGGTACGTTCTAAATTTGCATGGTAGGAAACCGTATGTGTACATGTTGAAAAAAATGGTTTTAAATAACCTTTTCTACTTTATATAGATTTTCCGAAagcaaaacaattttttttcgtcTACTTTTTTATGCAAAATGACCCAAGTAGGAAACGGCCTGTTTTTTTTAGAACTAGAGTTATTAGTCAAAAGCTTTTGCTCCCAATGACagttttgcatttgtatatcgtgtggcagacatgaATTTATTCTATGGTCAAGGAAATTAAAGGCATTTCTTtaacgaaaaattcctggatatacCGTGAATCGAACCTGCTCCTTCGCATGGTCTTGTGCGTTTACCGCTGCGATAAGCAAACTTAGTGATAGCGATAAACTGGATATGAATATCAACATGAACAAATTTAGAACGTTCCACCACCACCCTAATGAAGCCCATCGTTTCATTACTTACACTGGTTTATATCCTAGAACGTACAGCAAGCAGTCTATTAACACCGCCGGAACCCAATGGAAGAAGAGAGCCGCCAGGTTGTGTTGCCATCTATACTTCTTCATGTTGCCGCCCGGATACCAAAAGACACCATTTAGAGGCACTTTCTCGGCGACGATGGACTTTCCTAGGTCTATGATGCCTTCCCACGATATTCTAATCTCCTGTGAGCTCACTAAATGAAAAATGTTTCGCGCGAAATCTCTGCGTGGAGCGTGTGAGATAATAagcattaattaaattaaattaccgCTGCTGCATCACCACTGACTGGCCGTCCTTGTGGCTGCAGATTGTATATTGAAAGTGAAACCGCACTTACTTCCGGCCGATAAAGTTCCAGGTACCGACACAGATGGCGCTCACGCCGAAATCCACCGGCAGATAATCGCCGTAGCCAGTGGAGTTGCAGTACATCGACCGGATGACGCCCTTGCCAGCGCCAATCAAAAGACCGACCGGTCCGTTGATGTTATCCGTCCATCCGGAGATTGGTTCCCGCCAGGTCGGTACCACGATCGAGGGGCGGAAGATGACCACGGGGATGTCCTTCATTGCTTCAACGACCACGGCTTCACCCAGAGCTTTGGTGTAGGCGTAAGTGTTGGGACATTCGCCAAGGATTCTGCACGAAGTAAGGGAAGAAAATTAATGAAACGAGTTTTTAAATAACGCAAATATTATGGCAAATATTTATTATTCAAATTGAAATGACATATCTCAAATTCGAAGTTCGAACATGACGAGGTGTTTCAGAAAtcttatttctattttttttgcaCAATTTTAATCTAGCACAAACAGAATTTGAAGATGATCTGGATTTTAGAATTCAGAATTAAGATAAGTAATACttgaaatattataactcatttgagttgcattatgaacattatgcaactatttttcatgagttgtataacgaaaaaaaaaatagttgcataaaattttgtatgaaagtcttactttttcagcactcttcgtatttattcaactgggcaagcctcgttagataaatgtatgactcgttcTGAAAAATATGTTTTTCGCAACTCGTGGTATAAATAGCTACATGAACTTCTTAGAAGAAAGAATATAAAATTTATCTTGCTACTTGAGATAGCAtagttaggccggaacaaatctcattttcttctttcgtCACAATGCTcgctgactcgtcaaggggggcggggatgataaataataaatgcattttatgaaaaaatacccaaacaattaggcaaaaccgctaaactcatcggatttgttcggaaattttctaaaaactataatacaatctcaaaattttaaaatttcttgaaaaaattattTATGCCCCCCTTTAAAATGTTGAATTCTGACCAAAAATGTCCAAGGGGTCGGGGTTGTTgttgtgacataagagaaaatcgaaatttgtgtcagccttagaaTGATCATACCTATCATCCTATCACACGgtatgagaatttctgaattgatttttttttctaaagcatACTGATCGAATATCAcatgtaaatttctgtgatataTAATGTACATAATTGAAGCGTGGAGTTTTTCAGCAGTTTATATGATATACCGTCgttaggggtgacattgggcctagagggtaacattggtccatcgatcgcACGGATTCAATATATATATAAAGTATCTTAGAATGATGTATTCTAGTAGCtaagcacacaatatgcattcccttcgaattctaaacgtgcggaaaagtggcccaatgtcaccccgcacGACAGTACCGTGAGAATATAATCGTACAGTATTGTACCGAATAAAGTGTGCATTGgctgttttccatacaaaatgttcaaGTTTGGGGCTATGAATCATAGCTAAATACTAGTACCGTaagccggggtcaaattgatcagcggggtgaaattgatcatttgggtactacattgtaattatataccaggaacttctaaacgTCGCAATGAcctcaaacttcttacctcatctagttcatagaagTCTAAAGCTGAGCTCAGagttttatttgtttagaaaatgttagttttgccttattttttttttaggaatttgcaatgtatttctcacttagctgaaaccattgcttctaaacaatcgattgccacaagGACTTCccttaatttttttgttttaacatttttgtgcagccttggttggaaagttatgaagctattctgaatttgaataagttaaaaaaagttcttattttgacgaaaaagtcatttattatAACAAAAACCACTTtattcaaaggaaattgcctaccttcaggcgttcagggggaaatttctaaatttaattttgcattttaaatgtcaaattcactagttgtaagagttttgacgcgtaaTTCGGGTttcgaagagcaaaattaagtggataaggattttttatctttttaaccgatgcttaattgtatactgatcaatttcgccccaaagtggcatcctcaattttttgatatttgaattaatttaacaaaaagtttaaatttgttgaacaaaattctgttacatggtttcatagagatccactgggtactaattttacagaaattcttctggcaatatttgaattgtcactcatgttatccgcaaaagttgttttaaagtgatcaatttgaccccaggtTACGGTACACCGATTGACCTCAAAGTTGGAATGAACATTCATAATAATTTGAAATTAGATCTGTAAAATAATAAGATATTCCTCTCCATTTTATTTTGCTAGATGTCGCAAAATTCCTATTTCAGGAAatagcaatttttttatttttacgaaATTTCAAAGTAAAAAGTTTGTTAAAAAAAGTTATGTGTTTTGTTAGACCGATCCACTTTGTAGAAGAACATATTTGACTATTAATTTCAGAACAActattctataatcaaaattttgctttttttctaaaCCTGAGAAATTAGAAACTTTAAAGTTTTTATTTGGAATAGTCTAACTTCTTAACAAGGTGAAGTTCAAGTTATCAAGAGAGTTCAGTTGAAATTTTAATTCAATCTGTCCACTAGAAGCTGAGATTCAGAGCTCCACACTtaggcattttgtatgaaaatcagctaATTCGTACTTTATTCTGtccagcagggatgccagatgattaaaaaaaaatctgtatcacttttttcaaaaatctgtatcccatacaaaatttgggtgagaaATCTGAATCTCaaacaaaataaaatagcccctctagctcaaaaatctgtgttTCATATATGTAATACGAAATCTGATCGGATGCTCAAAAATCCACAAGATTTACATGAAATTCATCATTCCCGGAAGTATAAAGACTAACATGAAGTTTGCATGACATGTAattctcattattttttttatcattgcaCATTTGAgggtcagtttttttttgtttaaagctaaaCTTGGCATCTAGATACCATGAGAAATACaatatgattttccacatttgcttgaaaacaaaaatttctttaagTAGAGCCACTGCTGCTGCTAAATATCATGAAAGTAATTCTGAAAAGTACACTTTAATTTACATTTTATTGCATAACATATTTTCTTGCACACAAAGtagtaagcaagctccatactgcgcCCAGACATCCTGCGATGGAGacttgtgttgaaagcgatggagcttattttgttacagcgaactcgatgaaacaattttgaactgtgtgaaTTTGATCATTGAATATTGATAATATCACACTGCTAAGTGGCAGCATTTCATCAACGAACACCAGTTTCGGTAACTGTTTTTGGACTACCATAAGGTTGGTGTATCTAAATTTTTGCATATTGCGCTTAGAGGGTGCCTCAGCAGTTTCAtataaaaatatttacattttataacaagaaattctgaaaactacacttgcTTGTATATTGAGACATTTACAACCATTTAGAGTCAGCCCGAAtctattattatcacagtcgaatttcgcacacgactttgcAGCGACTAGCGTACACAAGTTTGGTTGAATTTAGAATTGGGGCGTCGGATGCaataggtaaacaaaataagtttgttaGTGTAAAatatcgctgggaaatgatgatctaGGTGaatctcaaattatcacagtagtctaaaaatGAATATTGGAACGTTTatgttttcatttcatttcatttgattttgtataaaagaatttttagcacgcaaagttgtaagcaagctccatgcTGCATCCCATGGACAATTGTGTTGGAAGCAACAGATAATTTTACTGTACTGTGTACAACACAGGCATCAGTAGATCGTAGGTACGTGTACAACACAGAGTCTCGTCGCTTGAAACGCTCCACACTGGAGTTACAGGGTtcatttcatggccaaaaagttttacgCGTTTTAATGGTAAACTTGGGTACTAGCGATAAATTTGTGAATTTTGAAATTGAGgatgcattttggattataaatagccatattaatcctcGTAAAGATCAGAAATGATTTCCTATAACCTCTCTAAGTTCAACGTATGTTTGTACCCCCAAAAATTACTTAAATCGTCATATATTGTTTTTGACTACaaaaaactgaaaaataattatatttccaattATATGAAATTTATTGTTTGGAAACACCTTGCTTCATAGTAATGCCGATGATCCTTGGGGAAAactaattttgaacacaacagttgtAGCTACATAAAATTACTAGGCCATTGCATACAttcaggcgtttatcggtgtatgcaGATTTCTGTCCAAATTTCACAGAATTGATTCCAGTTCATAAGAACAcatttcgttaagagattcaagacaAGAGTTGTATTCTATTATGATCTATCGCGAGGCCTGGATTGATggatgtgggggcccggggccggagCTGATGCGCAGGTCCCTTGGATGTACAAATGCGACAAGTTTTTCTTTGTATTTTATCAGTACTTAAGCAAAATAAAAAGTAAAGTTAATGTTCAGCaaacaaaaatggtttttgtgggggcccctaaaatatgGGGGCCGAGGCCCTGCCCCTCCCAGCGCCCTTTCCTTAGATCCGGTCCTGTCTGCCGCACTGCACTGTCAAAataaccccgttttacggtaccgtaaaacggggtatcattgatcagcggggtaacattgatcggctggaccgacctcatgaaatgttcaaacaagcattttacattgaatcagtttctgctattgaatggtatatcgtaatctgctatcatttacctattaaatgacatgcaattcatgaaaattgaatttcataaacattgaaataaatcgatttttccataactgtgcttcgtaacgcaatgagatacattgtcaaacattcatgcttggcgtgaatactagataaaatatgaggttcgaaatcgctgtattacttcaatatgatatcctagagttggatttcataaacgaaacttttatgaaaaagctctttttcaatgaaatatacgatttattaaaagtcggctatcaattccttaagccattgtctATCTTTAGGCGTTATCCGCAATTtgtaggattttaatcctaaaataactcaaaaagtacataatttgtaagaatttggacaacatatttaaaatcagcgaccccgaatttagtaagtaagggtattttcaacacaaacaaacattgttaacttaggtgatcaatgttaccccaaatcaacaaaataaaaaattagattaaaaagcctatttaaacatgtttaaaagttttacaatactttttcgagtagcttaacacatactcagagggccagtacttgcttcaaaaatataaaacatgtaatgtttgctttaacaagagaattattcaagaacaatcgaaaattctgatcaatgttacctcgGATTACGGTACTAAGTTTCTTTGACTCCGTAATGCTATCTGTTAAGTGAGCTCAAATTTTTATTGAGTTAACCAAGTGTTCATGTATGTTCGTCAATTCAGATTTTATGctacaaaacatgttttttttaaattaaacataaattgtaactaaaaactagtcaaaaaggtgttAAGTTCAAAATGATCTATTTTTTtatctggtactttctggtacccgtacAAATGATATATTTTATATATTATTGTAATTTTGTCCAGATcgtggaatgctgcagaatctgaaaactttttgaatgttgAAAAAGGTTAAAACTtgacaaaaaacatgaatttgaaaactcttctgCAAGAGAGGAAAATAATTGAAACCAAGTAcagttttt contains the following coding sequences:
- the LOC109408197 gene encoding fatty acyl-CoA reductase wat; the encoded protein is MDVDINDGKDRIGPMYRDRHVLITGGTGFMGKALIEKLLRCTEVAKIYLLVRTKKGKSPKARLEDMFSNPLFAQVIELRGLNTLLAQCVVIPGDVTEPELGISAEDRKRIVENVSIIYHCAATIRFDEALKKAVLLNTRGTKLMVELAKQCKKLEMFGHVSTSYCHLNEKLLMEKPYPPPADPHKVIKAVEWLEDDIVDGITKKILGECPNTYAYTKALGEAVVVEAMKDIPVVIFRPSIVVPTWREPISGWTDNINGPVGLLIGAGKGVIRSMYCNSTGYGDYLPVDFGVSAICVGTWNFIGRKDFARNIFHLVSSQEIRISWEGIIDLGKSIVAEKVPLNGVFWYPGGNMKKYRWQHNLAALFFHWVPAVLIDCLLYVLGYKPVLCRVHRRIANGFEVFEYYANNQWDFDNAGINHLRDQINEEEKVKFKIDAGGVEINEYFENCIWGARRFILKESDESVPAAKRHMRVMWCVDKICKTIIYGAFFYYFGMWLYNKVFAGAV